One genomic segment of Sanyastnella coralliicola includes these proteins:
- a CDS encoding heme exporter protein CcmB has translation MLNRIFFLIRHEARLEFRQQHTLVGIGLFALSTVYLCYQAFESLEDETTWNALLWVIVLFTAFSAVGKSFQTQERGIRLYLYYTIKPQEYILAKVFYNSFLMMLLGLVAFGSYALFLGSTPIDGKELSFILGLLGGCFGFATLLTLISAIASQSETGIGLTAVLGLPIAIPLIILINNYNKQVIAGLPLGENLINLSFLLVLSIAIGVLSYLLFPYLWRD, from the coding sequence ATGCTCAACCGAATATTCTTTCTGATCCGGCATGAGGCTCGTTTGGAGTTTCGTCAACAGCACACCCTGGTGGGTATTGGCCTGTTCGCGTTGAGTACTGTGTACCTGTGTTATCAAGCTTTTGAGAGTTTGGAAGACGAAACAACCTGGAATGCGCTGCTTTGGGTGATCGTGCTTTTCACTGCCTTTAGTGCGGTTGGCAAGAGTTTTCAAACCCAAGAAAGAGGCATTCGTTTGTACCTCTATTACACCATTAAGCCTCAAGAGTACATCTTAGCGAAGGTCTTCTACAACAGCTTTTTGATGATGTTGTTAGGTCTGGTGGCATTTGGCTCATACGCGCTATTCTTGGGAAGCACACCAATTGATGGAAAGGAGCTTTCCTTCATCCTTGGCCTGCTTGGTGGGTGTTTCGGATTCGCCACATTACTGACACTCATTTCCGCGATAGCGTCACAAAGTGAAACCGGGATCGGACTAACAGCAGTCTTAGGCCTCCCTATTGCCATTCCATTGATCATCTTGATCAACAACTACAACAAACAGGTCATTGCGGGGTTACCACTCGGAGAGAACCTGATAAATCTCTCCTTTTTGTTAGTACTTAGCATCGCGATCGGGGTACTGAGCTACTTGTTATTTCCCTACCTTTGGCGCGATTAA
- a CDS encoding CcmD family protein: protein MKMLKSIGLLAVLMLTSVFASAETISPLEETMFSSGKMPVVMAVAAVILVGIFVYLFVLDRKIGKLEKEAEKK from the coding sequence ATGAAGATGCTTAAATCCATTGGGCTGCTTGCCGTATTGATGTTGACTTCTGTTTTCGCTAGCGCGGAAACGATTTCTCCTCTTGAGGAGACCATGTTCTCAAGTGGCAAAATGCCCGTAGTCATGGCTGTCGCAGCTGTTATTTTGGTAGGTATCTTTGTATACCTCTTTGTACTTGATCGTAAGATCGGCAAACTTGAAAAAGAAGCTGAAAAGAAGTAG
- the glpK gene encoding glycerol kinase GlpK, with protein sequence MILTIDQGTTSCRSLLVSSKGEVMAVAQEEFTQFFPHQGWVEHDADEIWETQLRTIQAVFEKAKVSPKEIMGIGITNQRETTVAWDKTTSKPICKAIVWQDKRTAAICEDIKIKGLGERVRERTGLVVDAYFSASKMMWILSEVPGARELANQGKLLLGTIDSWLMWKLSEGELFATDVSNASRTMLFDIHSLEYDEVLLTEFDIPRSALAEVKPSIGTFGYANILGERIPITGVAGDQQCALFGQACFEKGMVKNTYGTGCFMLMNTGTTCHQSKHGLLSTIAWANGEKTVYALEGSVFIAGAAVQWLRDGLEIIENAADSEEFAEQAEYKEHVYVVPAFVGLGAPYWDMYARGAVFGLTRDTGKNEIVRATLESMAFQTRDVLDAMSEDAGLKITKLRVDGGASANDLLMQFQADIITTEVDRPANVESTALGAAYMAGIGCGLWQQSEIKQLRRSNRVFKPLMEQKRVDRIYKGWKKAVERSMQWIDHEP encoded by the coding sequence ATGATCCTAACCATTGACCAAGGAACCACCAGTTGTCGTTCATTACTCGTCTCTTCGAAAGGAGAGGTCATGGCTGTTGCCCAAGAAGAGTTTACACAGTTCTTTCCTCATCAAGGATGGGTGGAACATGATGCAGACGAAATCTGGGAGACGCAGTTAAGAACGATTCAAGCTGTGTTTGAGAAGGCCAAGGTCTCTCCCAAAGAGATTATGGGAATTGGGATTACCAACCAGCGTGAAACCACGGTGGCGTGGGACAAAACGACAAGCAAACCCATCTGCAAAGCCATCGTTTGGCAGGATAAACGCACTGCTGCGATTTGTGAAGACATCAAGATCAAAGGATTGGGCGAGCGAGTACGCGAACGTACGGGCCTCGTCGTAGATGCTTATTTCTCAGCTTCCAAAATGATGTGGATCCTCAGCGAGGTGCCAGGGGCAAGAGAATTAGCGAATCAAGGAAAGCTCTTGCTAGGAACTATTGATAGCTGGCTGATGTGGAAATTATCTGAAGGCGAACTCTTTGCCACAGACGTTTCGAACGCTTCAAGAACCATGCTCTTTGACATTCATTCACTAGAATACGATGAGGTGTTGCTAACAGAGTTCGATATCCCTCGATCAGCACTTGCAGAGGTGAAACCTTCCATAGGCACCTTTGGTTATGCGAATATTCTGGGCGAACGAATTCCCATTACTGGTGTCGCTGGCGATCAACAGTGTGCCTTGTTCGGACAAGCGTGCTTTGAGAAAGGAATGGTAAAGAACACGTACGGAACAGGATGTTTCATGTTGATGAATACCGGCACCACCTGCCATCAAAGCAAACACGGACTATTATCAACCATTGCATGGGCCAACGGAGAGAAAACAGTGTACGCGTTAGAAGGATCAGTATTCATTGCTGGCGCAGCTGTTCAGTGGCTGCGTGATGGTCTGGAAATCATTGAAAACGCTGCTGACTCAGAAGAGTTTGCAGAACAAGCGGAGTACAAAGAACACGTATACGTAGTACCAGCATTTGTTGGTCTCGGCGCACCCTATTGGGATATGTATGCTCGAGGTGCCGTATTCGGCTTAACCCGAGATACCGGAAAGAATGAAATCGTTCGCGCCACTTTGGAGTCTATGGCATTTCAAACACGAGATGTTCTGGATGCCATGTCTGAAGACGCCGGTTTGAAAATAACCAAACTCCGTGTTGACGGTGGTGCCTCCGCGAACGACCTTCTCATGCAGTTTCAAGCGGATATCATCACTACGGAGGTTGACCGACCTGCCAATGTGGAGTCTACCGCCTTGGGCGCTGCATACATGGCAGGTATCGGTTGCGGACTATGGCAACAGTCTGAAATCAAGCAACTAAGACGCTCAAATCGTGTTTTTAAACCATTAATGGAACAAAAACGCGTTGATCGCATATACAAAGGCTGGAAGAAAGCCGTTGAACGCAGTATGCAATGGATCGATCATGAACCGTGA
- the ccsA gene encoding cytochrome c biogenesis protein CcsA, translating into MEDIVYQGEWTWAATLGRFLIAGGFAAAIAGFIGYLMGALGKGNESWKRFGRTAFIVHAVSFLLVIVLIYTLIFNHRYEFQYIWKHLNNQMGTPLQFSCFWGGQEGGFLLWMFWHIVLALIFIRRRSTWEAPVMAIIASVQAWLACMLLGVYFGDYQFGIDPFLLIREAPENIGLPWTRNAEYLSLPLFADGQGLNPLLQNYWMVIHPPTLFLGFASTLMPFAFAIAGLWKKQYIEWMRPATPWAFFGIMILGTGILMGGAWAYEALSFGGFWAWDPVENSSLVPWLLLVGGGHLLMVNRNKVTSVFSALFLIMGSFILIVYSTFLTKSGILGDTSVHSFVDSGILPQLLVYLLFFSGVGAVMMLKHIRWRWMIATFWAVLLAIGIWGSSKATMNVTIVFLASLAAVLIIAYAKHIPRPKVEEDLWSREFWIFIGSVILLVAGIQISFATSIPVFNKLLEPYSETFMGLHESTGWAWFKSLADHNFAPSTDMEAAYHVYQVPLAFLFIMLIGFTQWLKYKKTDPKKFLGQIVRSFVAAGALLMLVLLFFDFSAGEFPRIALVFATIFAVTSNFDYLVSMVKGKWDKSGSAIAHIGFGLLIFGAVISTSQKDIISQNQMGDITTLNNDFDNREDILLLQGDTLQMGDYFISYKDRYDKGIHVMFEIDYFEMVPKQFKEGDVIFFSNMFFEAKEDHLASRTFIRDMESKWRTIPLPNERHAREAQRWVAGIPGEKLFTLEPRVQLNEQMGNAPEPDTKHFIHQDLYTHIKWGQISPPETDEEGFLGGRAHDLHVGDSLLVSNVLVTIDSLSAVPDSLKPAYSLLEKDIALRVHCSLRERNRVEAIDPLYIIRDSLIVPDAQTYDNWGLKFLVNSFNPVDQNINMTIWEHESIRRDFIVMQAVIFPQINILWLGCIIMIIGTTLAVRHRIKLSKRPKKA; encoded by the coding sequence ATGGAAGATATCGTTTACCAAGGAGAATGGACCTGGGCAGCTACGCTGGGTAGGTTCTTAATCGCTGGAGGATTTGCCGCTGCGATTGCCGGATTTATCGGCTATTTAATGGGGGCTCTTGGAAAGGGCAATGAGTCATGGAAGCGTTTCGGAAGAACCGCTTTTATTGTACATGCTGTATCCTTCCTGTTGGTGATTGTGCTCATATACACCCTCATCTTCAACCACCGCTACGAATTCCAATATATCTGGAAACACCTGAATAACCAGATGGGTACCCCACTGCAGTTTAGTTGCTTTTGGGGCGGACAAGAAGGAGGATTCCTGCTTTGGATGTTCTGGCACATTGTACTAGCACTCATCTTCATTAGACGTCGTTCTACATGGGAAGCGCCTGTAATGGCCATCATTGCTTCGGTGCAAGCGTGGCTGGCATGCATGCTACTGGGTGTTTACTTTGGAGACTATCAGTTTGGAATTGATCCTTTCTTGCTCATCCGAGAAGCTCCTGAAAATATTGGCTTACCATGGACTCGAAATGCGGAGTATCTAAGCTTGCCATTGTTTGCTGACGGACAAGGACTCAACCCGTTGCTTCAGAACTACTGGATGGTGATTCACCCTCCTACTCTATTCCTTGGATTCGCTAGTACGTTGATGCCATTTGCCTTCGCGATTGCCGGTTTATGGAAGAAACAATACATCGAGTGGATGCGTCCAGCGACCCCATGGGCGTTCTTCGGTATCATGATTCTTGGGACCGGAATCCTTATGGGAGGTGCTTGGGCCTATGAAGCATTGAGCTTCGGTGGATTCTGGGCGTGGGATCCTGTTGAGAATAGTTCACTGGTACCATGGTTGCTACTCGTAGGTGGTGGACACCTGCTTATGGTCAACCGTAACAAAGTGACATCCGTATTCTCTGCGTTGTTCTTGATCATGGGGTCATTCATTCTGATCGTCTACTCTACTTTCTTGACCAAGAGTGGAATCTTGGGTGACACTTCAGTGCACAGTTTCGTGGATAGCGGAATTCTTCCGCAGCTATTGGTATACCTTTTATTCTTTTCTGGTGTTGGGGCTGTGATGATGCTTAAGCATATTCGTTGGCGTTGGATGATCGCGACTTTTTGGGCTGTTCTCCTAGCCATCGGAATTTGGGGAAGTTCAAAGGCAACAATGAACGTTACCATCGTTTTCCTTGCTTCTCTTGCAGCGGTTCTGATCATAGCTTATGCAAAGCATATCCCTAGACCAAAAGTCGAAGAAGACCTATGGTCGCGCGAGTTCTGGATCTTTATTGGAAGTGTGATTCTACTCGTTGCAGGGATTCAAATTTCATTTGCGACGTCGATTCCAGTATTCAATAAACTACTCGAACCATACAGCGAAACCTTCATGGGACTTCATGAAAGTACTGGCTGGGCTTGGTTCAAGTCATTGGCAGACCACAACTTTGCCCCTTCTACTGATATGGAGGCTGCTTATCACGTGTACCAGGTGCCTTTGGCATTCTTGTTTATCATGTTGATTGGCTTTACTCAGTGGTTAAAATACAAGAAGACAGACCCAAAGAAATTCCTCGGTCAAATCGTACGATCGTTTGTTGCAGCGGGAGCTTTGTTGATGTTGGTGCTGCTATTCTTCGACTTCTCTGCAGGTGAATTCCCTCGTATCGCACTGGTGTTTGCAACCATCTTCGCGGTGACATCCAACTTTGACTACCTGGTTTCAATGGTCAAAGGGAAATGGGATAAGTCTGGTTCCGCGATAGCGCACATAGGCTTTGGCTTATTGATCTTTGGAGCTGTCATCAGTACGTCTCAGAAAGACATTATCTCTCAGAACCAAATGGGAGATATCACTACCCTCAATAACGACTTCGATAACCGCGAAGACATTCTACTGCTTCAAGGTGACACCCTTCAAATGGGTGACTACTTTATCTCTTACAAGGATCGATACGACAAAGGCATCCACGTGATGTTTGAGATCGATTACTTCGAGATGGTACCTAAGCAGTTCAAAGAAGGCGACGTGATCTTCTTCAGTAACATGTTCTTCGAGGCGAAGGAAGACCACTTGGCTTCGCGCACCTTCATCCGAGATATGGAGAGCAAGTGGCGCACCATCCCATTGCCAAACGAGCGCCATGCGCGTGAGGCACAGCGTTGGGTAGCAGGTATTCCGGGTGAGAAGCTCTTTACCCTTGAACCTCGTGTTCAGCTTAATGAGCAGATGGGTAACGCACCAGAGCCAGATACGAAGCACTTCATTCATCAAGATCTGTACACGCATATTAAGTGGGGTCAGATCTCCCCTCCTGAGACTGATGAAGAAGGATTCTTGGGCGGTCGAGCGCATGACCTGCATGTAGGTGATAGTCTTTTGGTAAGCAATGTGTTGGTGACGATTGACTCACTGTCAGCAGTCCCAGATAGCTTAAAACCAGCGTATAGCCTTCTCGAGAAAGACATTGCACTACGCGTGCATTGTTCGCTTCGTGAACGCAATCGCGTAGAAGCTATTGATCCGTTATACATCATACGTGATTCACTCATTGTTCCTGATGCTCAGACTTACGACAACTGGGGATTGAAATTCTTGGTGAACAGCTTCAACCCTGTGGATCAGAACATCAATATGACCATCTGGGAGCATGAGAGTATCCGTCGTGACTTCATTGTTATGCAAGCGGTCATCTTCCCTCAGATCAACATTCTGTGGTTAGGTTGTATCATCATGATTATCGGAACAACACTCGCAGTAAGACATCGAATCAAACTGTCTAAGCGTCCGAAAAAGGCATGA
- a CDS encoding cytochrome c biogenesis protein, giving the protein MLKNWWKVLAFLLLLYVIAASFLVKLGPGLIAVDNTSFQPGQNECIIVGYNTHFDASETPEVFFAHDSTYMCGTVEEVIAHDRLRVALDLPERVKASFFNVYVRNTTDGTTMLPNAVYLEGVELDANAEGYCTPPSGGWNTRLVFEIPFQPVIFETIRNLMFHVPMWFTMFFIMLIGFISSIKYLNKPKKEFDLRAEAANRVGITFAVLGLITGSIWARFTWGSWWVNDPQLNGALVTFLIYVGYLVLRAGIDDEQKRARVAAVFNIFAYVILFILLMILPRFSEGLHPGKGGNPGFNSYDLDSSLRAIFYPAVLGWILLGYWIYRLRLRMNRLELKLYYDEDA; this is encoded by the coding sequence ATGCTTAAGAATTGGTGGAAAGTACTGGCTTTCCTGCTCCTTCTTTATGTCATCGCCGCCTCGTTCTTAGTTAAGCTAGGTCCTGGCCTGATTGCCGTTGACAATACCAGCTTCCAACCTGGTCAAAATGAGTGCATTATTGTTGGTTACAACACGCACTTTGACGCTAGTGAGACTCCCGAAGTTTTCTTTGCCCATGACTCGACGTACATGTGCGGAACGGTTGAAGAAGTTATTGCCCACGACCGTCTTCGAGTTGCACTTGACCTTCCAGAGCGCGTGAAGGCGAGCTTTTTCAATGTTTACGTCCGCAATACGACGGATGGAACCACCATGCTCCCGAACGCTGTTTACCTCGAAGGAGTTGAGTTAGACGCTAATGCCGAAGGGTATTGTACGCCTCCATCAGGCGGGTGGAACACTCGTTTAGTATTCGAAATACCATTCCAACCGGTCATCTTCGAAACCATTCGAAACTTGATGTTCCACGTTCCGATGTGGTTTACGATGTTCTTCATCATGTTGATCGGATTTATCTCTTCGATCAAGTACTTGAATAAGCCAAAGAAAGAATTTGATTTGCGTGCAGAAGCGGCCAATCGCGTAGGAATCACCTTCGCGGTTCTCGGGTTGATCACTGGTTCGATCTGGGCGCGATTCACTTGGGGTAGCTGGTGGGTGAATGACCCACAGCTTAACGGTGCCCTTGTGACCTTCTTGATTTATGTCGGTTACTTGGTGTTACGCGCTGGTATTGACGACGAACAAAAGCGCGCTCGTGTAGCCGCTGTGTTCAACATCTTCGCCTATGTCATCTTGTTCATCTTGTTGATGATTCTTCCAAGATTCAGCGAAGGACTCCACCCAGGTAAAGGAGGAAACCCTGGATTCAATAGTTATGATCTCGATAGCAGCTTGCGAGCGATTTTCTACCCAGCCGTACTTGGCTGGATCCTTTTAGGATACTGGATTTACCGTTTGCGTCTGCGCATGAACCGTCTTGAACTTAAGTTGTATTACGATGAAGATGCTTAA
- a CDS encoding DUF6625 family protein — protein MTIKVIIPYVGDAFPPYFPLFLKSAEYADFIDFLFVTDLELPPEHPSNVRKVHCSSDELVSRAKGKLGINLDLTYPYKLCDLKPAYGHLFEDLLTDTDWWGIGDIDLVLGDFHSLKAEGIFDQFDIISFRQHWLSGSLAFFRNNEVNRILYQASPDWKKVFEQARYVGFDEAARLPNKRDNIYDNLRNGESLQDLNTTCHSFSEVVFFHEHGQRLYFQNRIKEFIAEDELIHFKDGHVLAKRGTAAPASFLHYHWVTEKRSYKFSYPDWETIPNEFWVSHYGFHRNHENVASEIADRKQKARAPKAHELVTKRLLGGLKRRLWK, from the coding sequence ATGACGATTAAGGTCATCATACCGTATGTTGGAGACGCTTTCCCTCCATACTTCCCTCTCTTCTTAAAAAGTGCGGAATACGCTGATTTCATTGATTTTCTGTTCGTCACTGATCTAGAATTACCGCCGGAACACCCATCGAACGTCCGTAAGGTCCATTGTTCATCAGATGAGCTGGTATCTCGAGCGAAAGGGAAACTTGGCATCAACCTAGACCTCACCTACCCATATAAGCTGTGTGATCTCAAGCCAGCCTACGGACATCTATTTGAAGACCTTTTAACAGACACCGATTGGTGGGGAATTGGAGACATCGACCTTGTGCTGGGTGATTTTCACTCGTTGAAGGCGGAAGGAATCTTTGACCAATTTGACATCATAAGTTTCCGCCAACACTGGCTTTCCGGCTCACTTGCCTTCTTTAGGAATAACGAGGTAAACCGCATCCTATACCAAGCATCTCCAGACTGGAAAAAGGTCTTTGAGCAAGCTCGATACGTTGGTTTTGACGAAGCTGCTCGACTTCCAAATAAGAGAGACAACATCTACGACAACCTTCGCAACGGAGAGTCTTTACAAGATCTGAATACAACTTGCCACAGTTTTTCTGAAGTAGTCTTCTTCCATGAACATGGTCAACGTCTGTACTTCCAAAATCGAATAAAAGAGTTCATTGCTGAAGATGAGTTGATTCATTTCAAAGATGGGCATGTTCTCGCTAAACGCGGAACGGCGGCTCCCGCCTCCTTCTTACACTACCACTGGGTTACTGAGAAGCGATCTTACAAGTTCAGTTACCCTGACTGGGAAACTATTCCGAATGAATTCTGGGTGAGCCATTATGGCTTCCATCGAAACCATGAAAACGTAGCCAGCGAAATAGCTGATCGCAAACAAAAAGCCCGCGCACCAAAGGCACACGAGCTCGTAACAAAACGACTGCTTGGGGGACTTAAACGTCGTTTATGGAAATGA
- a CDS encoding Rossmann-like and DUF2520 domain-containing protein: MNDLILDIAGSGKVAHHLAKRFVDQGVRVRHIISRRPEELQFFASSIDATSIGYDEIPGDDLPLIIAVSDDAISSVGQSIPRERKVAHTSGTAALDQLSHENSGVFYPLQSFSDSREPTWDDIPLCIEANNIEWEQELIELAEYLSSNVQRIDSDQRKHLHVAAVVVNNFTNHLFHQAEQYLEDHDLTLDLLRPLIQETIAKTGEMSAFEAQTGPALRNDEKTLDSHLILLEEYPELKDIYALISNSIIKSYER, encoded by the coding sequence ATGAATGACTTAATCCTTGATATCGCAGGATCTGGCAAGGTGGCACATCACCTGGCCAAACGATTTGTCGATCAGGGAGTGCGAGTAAGACATATCATCAGCCGCAGGCCAGAAGAGCTTCAGTTCTTTGCTTCATCAATCGATGCTACGAGTATCGGTTATGATGAAATTCCAGGAGATGATCTTCCTTTGATTATCGCTGTTAGTGACGATGCCATTTCCTCGGTAGGACAATCGATTCCGCGCGAGCGAAAAGTAGCACACACATCAGGAACTGCAGCACTCGATCAGTTAAGCCATGAAAATAGTGGAGTGTTCTACCCTCTTCAATCCTTTAGTGATTCAAGAGAGCCAACCTGGGATGATATTCCATTGTGCATTGAAGCCAATAACATTGAGTGGGAACAAGAGTTGATCGAACTCGCGGAGTACCTTTCTTCGAACGTCCAACGCATTGATTCAGATCAACGAAAACACTTGCACGTGGCGGCAGTGGTCGTAAATAACTTTACGAATCACCTATTTCATCAAGCCGAGCAGTATCTCGAGGATCACGATCTTACGCTCGATCTATTGCGTCCGCTCATTCAAGAAACCATTGCCAAGACCGGTGAAATGTCAGCATTTGAAGCCCAAACAGGTCCTGCCTTGCGCAATGATGAGAAGACATTAGATTCGCACCTAATTTTGCTCGAGGAATATCCCGAGCTCAAAGATATTTACGCCCTAATCAGCAACAGCATTATCAAAAGCTATGAGCGATAA
- a CDS encoding KdsC family phosphatase, translating to MSDNYKTKLNDITTFCFDVDGVFTDGIVILSTDGDQLRTANVRDGYAVQLAVKKGYRVAIITGGRSEAVKKRFEGLGVKDVFLSSANKVKVFNDYLAKEGITADEVCYMGDDIPDYRVMGMAGLATCPNDAAPEIREIADYISPVDGGKGCVRDILEQTMKVQGKWFDDESHEW from the coding sequence ATGAGCGATAATTACAAGACTAAACTCAACGATATCACCACTTTCTGTTTCGACGTTGACGGAGTGTTTACTGACGGAATCGTTATCCTTTCTACAGACGGTGATCAATTGCGTACGGCAAATGTTCGCGACGGTTATGCAGTGCAATTAGCTGTAAAGAAAGGCTACCGCGTAGCGATTATTACAGGTGGACGTTCAGAAGCTGTAAAGAAGAGATTCGAAGGCTTGGGCGTGAAAGATGTGTTCTTATCAAGCGCGAACAAAGTGAAAGTCTTCAATGACTATTTGGCCAAAGAGGGTATCACAGCTGATGAAGTTTGCTACATGGGCGATGATATTCCTGATTACCGAGTGATGGGTATGGCTGGGTTGGCAACATGTCCGAACGACGCAGCCCCAGAGATACGCGAAATTGCCGACTACATTTCGCCGGTTGATGGTGGTAAAGGATGCGTTCGAGACATTTTGGAACAGACCATGAAAGTTCAAGGCAAGTGGTTTGATGACGAGTCGCACGAATGGTAG
- a CDS encoding cytochrome c maturation protein CcmE domain-containing protein, protein MKKTQIVLIILIAVVVGTFIATFTGANTSVAFEEAFANPGKEYKISGTLNRDYPVTYDPQTNSELTVFHMFDKEGNSQVVNLKKAKPTGLEQSESIDLYGRVIDGEFIATEMLMKCPSKYNKNKHNLETAEVEN, encoded by the coding sequence ATGAAAAAGACTCAAATCGTATTGATCATTTTGATCGCCGTTGTAGTTGGAACTTTCATCGCCACTTTCACAGGTGCCAATACATCTGTGGCTTTTGAAGAAGCGTTCGCCAATCCTGGCAAAGAATACAAGATTTCAGGAACGCTGAACAGAGATTACCCTGTGACCTACGATCCTCAAACGAATAGCGAACTTACCGTGTTCCACATGTTCGATAAGGAAGGGAATTCACAAGTGGTCAACTTGAAGAAAGCGAAGCCCACAGGATTAGAGCAATCTGAATCAATTGATTTGTACGGACGTGTCATTGACGGTGAGTTCATTGCCACGGAGATGTTGATGAAGTGTCCATCGAAGTACAACAAGAATAAGCACAACCTAGAGACGGCAGAGGTAGAGAATTAA